In Cydia splendana chromosome 25, ilCydSple1.2, whole genome shotgun sequence, a single genomic region encodes these proteins:
- the LOC134802970 gene encoding titin homolog: MMQQQMCQPDQMGQPQQQQVMLCPVRLIYETQILVQPGEQIQPNQTLYINPQNPPPWIQNQVRPQNQVIYMQQMPSNMMPSVPQHMDQNQMYLQNLQGYYPQQMIQMDPRQMSNVVQMMPNIGQITGQNVNIGQNVINVGQNVSNIAPNVINTGQNVMPISNVVQNVQKPTNVGVNITQNQNMASIVSNDRVYNSNMPNTIPMANQNTMTNVTQTQDRTGNMNHNLVNMQKVAELQGMRQQNVRQPQVTVSPMQNVKYAPNTVDIRQIAPQNVGDIRAVNSPRPLTITSNIPNNVMQANALNKKVPIPSNPIPILPPIPPPIPIRHYNQSPYRHIQPKPRSVTPIQNQYMPSGSQTITGPRPNQSLNEVNRKRKSESPDETKRKIPNNQTVSVMETANGRTISYIPTPVRDFKLVSRNVETASTGTQANIAKEKPQVVDMKVIPPTKDNVQIESDKLVRNTVFTQAAQALNRPLIRTEPQPVQPDVVIRIEKLHSPTKITPTEPMKFVTSEGNTEPLKPETSKPNTEIVRIETAKSIAELPKMETSRLNIELLKIGPSASVKEPLVIDTPAPSSIPFVLSASIDEQKPNTNKTPQPNKQEIQSKTEKKTKAKSLEMTTSRTPEPKTPKRTTETPKIETITKPEQHIEKPIIETVTKPKEVTKAKVKKEETPKSKTNIKDEKTVEVKKPEVETKPAKVEAKEVKEVNRKFTVTSINDFKGSELQIANGSVRKEDTDHYILTHVLDGYVIQESNTAFPIRKPLKEKIIYQNADLSLEPKREETYKHRTEDGKLIKDNSKILSISDLNLNEDDAIESEAETVKCNEEREKSEDTKIISEEKCDEDSDQPFANLTPSAIKSWTVDQLASHLSKFDWAETISVLSEHEIDGESLFLVNKQQLVQIGVSEMHADVICEYIKNS; encoded by the exons GCGAACAGATCCAACCGAATCAAACGCTTTACATAAATCCACAAAACCCACCGCCATGGATACAGAACCAGGTCCGCCCTCAAAACCAGGTCATATACATGCAGCAGATGCCAAGCAACATGATGCCTTCCGTCCCTCAGCACATGGACCAAAATCAGATGTACCTTCAGAACCTGCAGGGCTACTACCCACAGCAAATGATACAGATGGACCCCAGGCAAATGTCTAATGTAGTCCAAATGATGCCAAATATCGGACAGATTACTGGTCAAAACGTTAATATAGGtcaaaatgtaataaatgtaGGCCAAAACGTTAGTAATATTGCTCCAAATGTAATAAATACAGGACAGAATGTAATGCCAATAAGTAATGTTGTGCAAAACGTACAGAAACCTACTAATGTCGGTGTTAATATTACTCAAAACCAAAATATGGCCAGTATAGTTAGCAATGATAGGGTTTACAATAGTAACATGCCGAATACAATACCAATGGCAAACCAAAATACAATGACGAATGTTACCCAAACACAAGATCGGACAGGTAATATGAATCACAATTTAGTAAATATGCAGAAAGTCGCAGAATTGCAAGGGATGAGACAACAGAATGTGAGACAACCACAAGTCACAGTGTCTCCGAtgcaaaatgtaaaatatgctCCAAACACTGTTGATATTAGACAAATTGCTCCACAAAATGTCGGTGATATCAGAGCAGTAAACAGTCCAAGACCACTTACTATTACTAGCAACATACCAAATAATGTTATGCAAGCAAATGCATTAAATAAAAAAGTCCCTATACCAAGCAACCCAATTCCAATTCTTCCACCAATTCCTCCTCCAATTCCTATCAGGCATTACAATCAGAGTCCCTACAGACACATACAACCTAAACCAAGGAGTGTAACGCCAATCCAAAACCAGTACATGCCGAGCGGTTCCCAGACCATAACTGGACCTAGACCAAATCAAAGTCTTAACGAAGTAAATAGGAAAAGAAAGAGCGAATCACCCGATGAGACTAAAAGGAAAATACCTAATAATCAGACCGTAAGTGTGATGGAAACCGCAAACGGTAGGACTATTAGTTATATACCCACCCCTGTTAGAGACTTTAAGCTAGTATCAAGGAATGTCGAGACTGCATCTACCGGAACACAAGCCAACATCGCTAAGGAAAAGCCTCAAGTTGTTGATATGAAAGTCATACCACCGACTAAAGATAATGTTCAAATCGAAAGCGATAAGTTAGTTAGAAACACAGTTTTTACTCAAGCAGCTCAAGCTCTTAATAGACCCCTAATAAGAACAGAACCTCAACCGGTGCAACCGGACGTCGTGATACGTATAGAAAAATTGCATTCTCCAACAAAAATTACACCTACGGAACCCATGAAATTTGTAACATCAGAGGGTAATACGGAACCATTAAAACCAGAAACATCAAAACCGAATACAGAAATAGTGAGAATAGAAACGGCGAAATCAATTGCAGAATTACCGAAAATGGAAACATCGAGACTTAATATAGAATTATTAAAAATAGGACCATCGGCATCAGTTAAAGAACCATTAGTAATAGATACACCAGCACCAAGTTCTATACCTTTTGTATTAAGTGCATCAATAGATGAACAAAAACCGAATACAAACAAGACACCACAGCCTAATAAACAAGAAATTCAatcaaaaacagaaaaaaaaacaaaggcaAAATCATTAGAAATGACTACAAGTAGAACGCCAGAACCTAAAACGCCAAAACGAACCACAGAAACACCGAAAATAGAAACAATCACAAAACCAGAACAACATATAGAAAAACCTATTATAGAAACAGTTACAAAGCCGAAAGAAGTTACAAAAGCTAAAGTTAAAAAAGAAGAAACTCCCAAATCAAAAACTAATATTAAAGATGAAAAAACTGTAGAAGTTAAAAAACCAGAAGTAGAGACAAAACCTGCTAAAGTAGAGGCTAAAGAGGTTAAAGAAGTAAATAGAAAATTCACAGTTACTTCTATAAATGATTTTAAAGGAAGCGAGCTGCAGATAGCGAATGGTAGTGTGCGGAAAGAGGATACGGATCATTACATATTAACGCATGTTCTGGATGGATACGTCATACAAGAGTCTAATACAGCATTCCCT ATCCGGAAACCGCTAAAAGAGAAAATAATTTACCAAAACGCAGATCTATCACTAGAGCCAAAGAGAGAAGAAACATATAAGCACAGAACAGAAGATGGGAAGCTTATAAAAGATAATAGTAAAATACTGAGCATTTCCGATTTAAACCTGAATGAAGATGATGCGATAGAGAGTGAGGCTGAAACTGTGAAATGTAATGAGGAAAGGGAAAAGAGTGAAGATACTAAAATTATAAGTGAAGAAAAATGCGACGAAG ATTCGGATCAACCTTTCGCGAATCTAACGCCATCTGCAATCAAGTCTTGGAcg GTCGACCAGCTGGCGTCCCACCTGTCAAAATTCGACTGGGCAGAGACAATCTCAGTGTTGTCAGAGCACGAAATCGACGGGGAATCCTTGTTTTTAGTTAACAAGCAACAGCTGGTGCAGATTGGAGTCAGTGAAATGCACGCCGATGTTATATGCGAGTATATAAAGAACAGTTAA